A portion of the Paenibacillus hamazuiensis genome contains these proteins:
- a CDS encoding RHS repeat-associated core domain-containing protein, giving the protein MRHIYRVAAVCFFFFLIPLRMAHAETVEDLMNHMIGPKEQYDTMLSPVYLKTNQLEEQISPQSGQLTLSQTDYVLPGRNGMDLEIKRIYKNNASNLEGLQVRYIDGAWVDYPYPEDYTSSFYEDRYNLGIGMRFSFPSIEMKGSQKFLHTESGDVYYLNKSYLNPSEYIVEGQTVKDVTVRETAEYSNGQSDGTSKFVMTTKEGKKTYFADDGRILAMMDRYGNTIKFEYATLSYEIDRRPVSKRLISQITDSLGRVTTIEYKEDPSFTVGPIANIQYGADESYKTSQNPNNVDSGDLNGKFQVIVHLPGDKQLVYDKTALLVSYSKHVIRTRLQRVFDTDGKPKYHFWYERPSLGYTFTGNTDYSAFDHYENLVQVDYSKTNRIKRYTYETYIKSLGSGTMQYRKIFESADLSKSGFDASRPSFLERFITEVKDKTNYKYTVEPNGYGTDGYRGNDVNYLRDTFRYYSEATESNGNTTKYIFDGLHQLLVTEKLGKEHKEVITQERDEMKLVKKQETVMYNVVNGQVTGNPVKKIENLRYDEYGNLTNYTGPEAERDASGYPTNSEHTVIYSYAYDKYHVLSQKTWKINKDTTGQVIYSIDSRGNVVRSTKVNAGGDVVTEHLYDSYGNMTKKTTMSGSDSFVTYYEYGTDANGVDMRGGYLTKEYSLLDGQEIAKRYSYDFNTGNRLAEIDARGGRTSYEYDAVGRLVKTTLPDNGIKEYSYEDNPYANFKIQYTDPEKTAFSYEYDIKGNLLKNSVFDRGAWRLLKSFEFDAKGNKTKETDANGHSIRFEYDSKNRIVKKSFWENDITDKGSMKVSYTIGDAQSTPLLVTITDEEGYIERFYYDVLGRLTKSERTPDNAQFYTNLFTYDYTGNKLSETDGNNHTTRFTYDSLGRLITKTDALGMETKYTYNALNKVTLQREPDGKTTEFIYDGLGRLSRKKLYKQGAEADYIYTSYVYDPAGNVLNTKQGRIIGGADSPSSDTSYAYDAMNRVIEEATKMDESRTAVVSNQYNRNGNKTQVVQYADADKSKFRVYSYGYDYAGKVSEETGAYKEQDGSGSEIVYGSYLKRTERDYAGNTVKEMAFNGSGWDTTTYTFNYRNKPILKTEPFAGSSGEKRTQYQYDKKGNLLTETLTIQGADATTSYKVDGLGRTIVKVDPLGNMIKSLYDAAGNLIKETDPRYPTQTAEQAPGKEYKYDALNRLVKTTVFDGTARTTVVYKEYDGRGNVVKEADGEGYNASEPRNSIGSVFEYDVSDKKITFISAQTAALNASGGTNNVSNRYTYDGSGNVLTETDAAGNVTRYSYYLNGLLKEKTFADGYSESYDYDLTGKAWVRKKDRAGRITTTFQTIFDKPYRIDYPDGTSETFRYSAKGDLIESVDQAGNAKYMAYDPAGNPVWKKEFIRSDQGYTYHKVTRMRYDEANHLISSETFLERASQSDGADVSETSAGDKTDYIYDKAGRLTRISGPFGRETIQEYDRAGNMIAKLQKVEEGNYDVRRFEYDIRSLVTKESLLVRTSGLSIDSLAGAEFDNVYADRVKATTTSTYYKNGKLKSKADAYGKATFYEYDYDGRPVKKTDPLKAVTTYGYDLKGNLVRETNSKGIATVYDYDAMNKLIRKSVPAAGGGTATIRYLYDAAGNLVKQIAPNDYDPAKDIPALLETLAGMIYVYDAMNRRTATIAPDGQGLEYIKYTGKGQVEKIVNGVQYNGDVAASPGTSYVYDGLGKVLESTDALGGITRFAYDVLGNLVTKTDARNITTTYAYNPDGTLALTINPDGGKISYSYDKLGRKTSETNPLGSTTTYSYNAFGKEKTVTDAYGFTVESKYDLNGNVVLMKDKRGSATLMKYDANGKMVEKRLPLELDGSGNVVYAVETYVYDSLGNLLKKSVTDSKDKSFIRETTYTYYDNNLQNTTSDNGGGYSKKYYDRNGNVIKLEKQRDAGVMDIEKYVYDSQNRMIQRIRLADEGSFAPEAGFASIADLRDNEYPGKIRLITGYAYDAAGNKIREIDPRAYAYPATDTANRDAFTFTFTYDALNRLEKSVRQWNGTEVYKQYSYDEVGNKIAERSERGFETRYTYDYANRVLTVTDPEQQTLIYQYDLAGNKISETNAKGYATTFQYDKLNRLSSVTDPNQVVIQHLIYDPNGNVAKKIDAKGYKSADTDEGRYGILYEYDLGNRAIKVTDPEHAVTKTKYNAAGQKVQETNGLEQTFTYAYDAAGRLIRVTDPLGVAVTYEYDNAGNKLYMTDGRGKITRYSYGAFGWLLETANAEGLSIRYHYDLAGNAAAMTDRIGNHTVYAYDNRNLLLSKNVKETGDSVSYTYDEAGNRLTMTDASGTSSYTYDKKNQLLSIAKDGAAQIYYTYDVLGNIESVTDKTGVTTAYSYDKLSRVETVLFQGKKTVYSYDENGNRTSIAYDGGVTEEYSFDKNNKLLTLTNKKPDGSTISSYSYTYDAAGRQTSKTDSYGTTNYTYDASGRIEKVEAPGKTTLYTYDRSGNRQTLNETYTSVQPSGFMDPNTKAEVQYKLKKSEYVYSSTNELLKLVEKMYDEAGQQLLEKTTNYLYDANGNEIRQMVAYLHPHTRSMRQVMGGNLYGDEITDELNTLIEKVSSTYDGFNQLKQMEKIKGGDRVTVDYTYNGDGLRTKKVVRSSKDAYAEKVTNYLYDRQNVILETDAADQVIVRYVRGINYIARIDSTEKLSYYLYNGHGDVVQTVSAAGEVENQYDYDIFGNPTLTVEEYGNAIRYAGEFFDDETGLYYLRARYYNPYTGRFTTEDTYAGQAEDPLSLNRYTYVLNNPLMYKDPTGHWEEGDENLSPQAQDKIMELTEAYYNATTDEEREAIHERAESIRNGSGGIVEPPTDSEAGKSSNGGEHTSNSGDSSKSDSTKSSESDDSGSSSDEQKTLTKDPKEAEAQAKEDKKDKAASKPVSDGQPMLAYQVNNYVQLDQSNLSKNPNELKENSFWSSLGNMILDAAKKGITLITPITVSGPSIPSIQVTPITREEEKPLIQTPTPENEKVTTIKDPVIVQETTTIKDPIVQPESSHVVYDQAEQTEETDDAPKLPNQGTVTGNVEGAPKVDAGKQGKHVPGHNNFDPNKSSWGEGQDGVDLTQEAWMKGTPTSNSDKVRVWDAGEPVGPNGETGVRVHMDSKGNIHGYPVDPNQYLP; this is encoded by the coding sequence GTGAGGCATATATATAGAGTAGCGGCAGTATGCTTTTTCTTCTTCCTTATTCCTTTGCGTATGGCACACGCCGAAACAGTGGAAGATCTTATGAACCATATGATCGGGCCCAAGGAGCAGTACGATACGATGCTGTCTCCGGTTTATTTGAAAACAAACCAACTGGAAGAACAGATCAGCCCGCAGAGCGGCCAATTGACATTATCGCAGACGGATTACGTGCTGCCGGGCAGAAACGGAATGGATCTGGAAATCAAGCGCATTTATAAAAACAACGCAAGCAATCTTGAAGGACTGCAGGTCAGATACATTGACGGCGCATGGGTTGATTACCCTTACCCGGAAGACTATACATCTTCTTTTTATGAAGATCGGTATAATCTCGGCATTGGCATGCGTTTCTCCTTTCCTTCTATTGAAATGAAGGGTAGTCAGAAGTTTTTGCATACGGAAAGCGGCGATGTGTATTACTTGAACAAATCCTATTTAAACCCGTCCGAATATATCGTCGAGGGGCAAACGGTTAAAGATGTAACGGTTAGAGAGACTGCGGAGTATTCGAACGGCCAATCCGACGGAACATCGAAATTTGTAATGACTACGAAGGAGGGCAAGAAGACTTATTTCGCCGATGACGGAAGAATTCTCGCCATGATGGACCGGTATGGCAATACGATCAAGTTCGAGTATGCGACGTTATCCTACGAAATTGACAGACGACCGGTGAGCAAGAGGTTGATCTCGCAAATCACGGATTCGTTGGGCAGGGTTACCACCATAGAGTACAAAGAGGACCCTTCCTTTACAGTGGGGCCAATCGCAAACATACAATATGGAGCCGACGAATCTTATAAAACGTCCCAAAATCCGAATAATGTAGACTCAGGCGATCTGAACGGCAAGTTCCAGGTTATCGTTCATTTGCCCGGAGATAAACAGCTCGTTTATGACAAAACGGCGCTGCTTGTCAGCTATTCCAAGCATGTCATCCGGACCCGGCTGCAGCGTGTGTTCGATACGGACGGGAAGCCCAAATACCATTTTTGGTACGAGCGGCCGTCTCTTGGTTACACGTTTACCGGCAACACCGACTACTCTGCATTCGATCATTACGAAAATTTGGTGCAGGTGGACTACAGCAAAACGAACCGGATCAAAAGATATACTTACGAGACGTACATTAAGAGTCTTGGCTCCGGAACGATGCAGTACCGCAAAATATTCGAATCTGCGGATTTGTCAAAAAGCGGGTTCGATGCTTCCCGGCCGTCTTTCCTGGAGCGGTTTATTACAGAGGTTAAGGACAAAACAAACTATAAATATACGGTTGAACCAAACGGCTATGGTACGGACGGATATAGAGGGAATGACGTCAATTACCTACGGGACACGTTCAGGTATTACTCGGAGGCAACCGAATCGAATGGGAATACGACAAAATACATCTTCGACGGATTGCATCAGCTGCTGGTTACAGAGAAGCTTGGCAAAGAGCATAAAGAAGTCATCACCCAGGAACGGGATGAAATGAAGCTGGTCAAAAAACAGGAAACCGTCATGTATAATGTCGTGAACGGTCAGGTCACCGGCAATCCCGTGAAGAAAATCGAAAATTTGCGCTACGACGAATACGGAAACCTGACAAACTATACGGGACCTGAGGCGGAAAGGGATGCGAGCGGGTATCCGACCAATTCGGAGCATACGGTGATTTATTCCTATGCTTATGATAAGTACCACGTTCTTTCGCAGAAAACCTGGAAAATAAATAAGGATACCACCGGCCAAGTCATTTATTCCATCGATAGCAGAGGGAACGTCGTCCGGTCAACCAAAGTAAATGCCGGCGGCGATGTGGTGACCGAGCATCTGTACGACAGCTATGGCAATATGACGAAAAAAACAACGATGTCCGGCAGCGATTCCTTTGTTACGTATTATGAATACGGTACGGATGCAAATGGAGTCGATATGAGGGGAGGTTACCTCACCAAGGAGTACAGCCTGCTGGACGGACAAGAGATTGCCAAACGGTACTCCTACGATTTCAACACGGGTAATCGTTTGGCGGAAATCGATGCGAGGGGAGGCCGAACTTCCTACGAGTATGATGCCGTAGGCCGTCTTGTAAAAACGACGCTGCCGGACAACGGCATCAAGGAATACAGCTACGAAGACAATCCTTATGCCAATTTCAAAATCCAATACACCGATCCCGAAAAAACGGCATTTTCGTATGAGTACGATATCAAGGGCAATTTGCTGAAAAACAGCGTATTCGATCGAGGAGCGTGGAGATTACTCAAATCGTTTGAGTTTGACGCCAAAGGGAACAAAACGAAAGAAACCGATGCCAACGGACACAGCATTCGTTTCGAGTATGACAGCAAAAACCGAATCGTCAAAAAGAGCTTCTGGGAAAACGATATCACGGATAAAGGCTCGATGAAGGTCAGCTACACGATAGGCGACGCACAAAGTACGCCTCTGCTCGTTACGATTACGGACGAAGAAGGGTACATTGAACGATTCTATTACGATGTATTGGGACGCTTGACCAAATCGGAAAGGACGCCGGATAACGCTCAATTTTATACCAACTTGTTCACGTACGATTATACCGGCAACAAGCTGAGCGAAACCGACGGGAACAATCATACGACCCGATTTACCTATGATTCCTTGGGGCGTTTGATAACCAAAACGGACGCCCTCGGGATGGAGACGAAATACACGTACAATGCGCTGAACAAGGTTACGCTTCAGAGGGAGCCGGACGGCAAAACCACGGAATTTATTTATGACGGATTAGGCAGATTATCCCGGAAAAAATTGTACAAGCAAGGTGCGGAAGCGGACTATATCTATACTTCATATGTTTACGATCCGGCAGGAAACGTTTTGAATACCAAGCAAGGAAGGATAATCGGAGGCGCCGATTCCCCGTCTTCCGACACCTCCTATGCTTACGACGCCATGAACCGTGTCATTGAAGAAGCGACGAAAATGGATGAATCCAGAACGGCTGTCGTCAGCAATCAGTACAACCGTAACGGAAACAAAACCCAGGTCGTCCAGTACGCCGATGCGGATAAGTCGAAGTTTCGTGTATACTCCTACGGTTACGATTACGCCGGTAAAGTAAGCGAAGAGACGGGAGCCTACAAGGAGCAGGACGGCAGCGGCAGCGAAATCGTCTACGGCAGTTATCTCAAGCGGACCGAACGGGACTATGCGGGGAATACTGTAAAAGAGATGGCTTTCAATGGCAGCGGCTGGGATACGACGACCTATACGTTTAACTATAGGAATAAGCCTATCCTGAAAACCGAACCGTTTGCAGGAAGTTCCGGCGAGAAAAGAACCCAGTATCAATATGACAAAAAAGGGAATCTTCTGACAGAGACTCTGACGATTCAAGGTGCGGATGCAACGACCTCGTATAAGGTCGACGGACTTGGCCGAACGATTGTCAAAGTCGATCCCTTGGGGAATATGATCAAATCTCTGTATGATGCGGCCGGGAATCTGATCAAAGAAACCGATCCAAGATACCCGACACAAACAGCGGAGCAAGCACCGGGTAAGGAATACAAATACGATGCGCTGAATCGCTTGGTGAAGACGACGGTTTTTGACGGAACAGCGAGAACAACTGTCGTTTACAAGGAATATGACGGCCGCGGCAACGTCGTCAAGGAAGCCGACGGCGAAGGTTATAACGCAAGCGAGCCAAGAAATTCGATCGGCAGTGTGTTTGAGTACGATGTTAGCGATAAGAAGATCACTTTCATATCGGCACAAACGGCTGCGTTGAACGCATCTGGCGGGACAAACAATGTAAGCAATCGCTACACGTACGACGGATCGGGAAATGTGCTGACCGAAACCGATGCCGCTGGGAATGTAACAAGATATTCCTATTATTTGAACGGCTTGCTCAAGGAGAAAACATTCGCCGACGGTTACAGCGAATCTTACGATTATGATTTGACGGGGAAAGCCTGGGTTCGAAAAAAGGACCGCGCCGGCCGAATCACGACGACATTCCAGACCATATTCGATAAGCCGTACCGGATCGATTATCCGGATGGGACAAGCGAAACGTTCCGGTACTCCGCCAAAGGCGATTTAATCGAAAGTGTCGATCAGGCGGGGAATGCCAAATATATGGCCTACGATCCTGCCGGGAACCCAGTGTGGAAGAAAGAATTTATTCGTTCGGACCAAGGGTATACGTATCATAAAGTAACGAGGATGCGTTACGACGAGGCGAATCACCTGATCAGCAGCGAAACGTTTCTTGAAAGAGCGTCCCAGTCTGATGGAGCCGATGTGTCGGAAACGTCAGCAGGGGATAAGACCGATTATATCTATGATAAAGCCGGCAGACTTACCCGGATTTCCGGTCCGTTCGGAAGAGAAACGATTCAGGAATACGACAGGGCCGGCAATATGATCGCCAAGCTGCAAAAGGTAGAGGAAGGAAACTATGACGTCAGGCGATTCGAGTACGATATACGTTCGCTCGTGACGAAAGAATCGCTGCTCGTTCGTACATCCGGGCTGAGCATCGATTCCTTGGCCGGAGCCGAGTTTGACAACGTATACGCGGACCGCGTCAAGGCAACGACAACCAGCACCTATTATAAGAACGGCAAGCTCAAGAGCAAAGCGGATGCCTATGGAAAGGCGACGTTTTACGAATACGATTATGATGGAAGGCCGGTTAAGAAGACGGACCCGTTAAAGGCGGTAACTACCTACGGCTATGATCTTAAAGGCAATCTGGTCAGAGAGACCAACAGCAAAGGAATAGCTACGGTATACGATTACGATGCGATGAATAAGCTTATTCGCAAATCTGTTCCCGCCGCGGGCGGGGGAACGGCGACGATAAGGTATTTGTACGATGCCGCGGGCAATCTCGTCAAGCAGATCGCACCGAACGACTACGATCCGGCTAAGGATATTCCGGCTTTGCTGGAAACGCTGGCAGGCATGATCTATGTCTACGATGCGATGAACCGGCGTACGGCCACTATCGCTCCTGACGGTCAAGGTCTGGAGTATATCAAGTATACCGGCAAGGGACAAGTCGAGAAAATCGTCAACGGTGTACAGTATAACGGAGATGTCGCCGCTTCCCCAGGGACATCCTATGTATACGACGGATTAGGCAAGGTGCTCGAGTCTACCGATGCTCTGGGCGGCATCACCAGGTTTGCCTACGACGTGCTGGGGAACCTTGTAACTAAAACGGATGCCAGAAACATAACGACTACTTATGCTTATAATCCGGACGGAACGTTGGCTCTTACGATTAACCCCGACGGAGGAAAGATCAGCTACAGCTATGACAAGCTGGGGAGAAAAACATCGGAAACCAACCCGTTAGGAAGTACGACCACGTACTCATATAACGCATTCGGCAAGGAAAAGACGGTAACGGACGCGTACGGGTTCACAGTCGAATCGAAATATGACTTGAACGGAAATGTCGTGTTGATGAAAGATAAGCGGGGCAGCGCCACGCTCATGAAATACGATGCGAACGGCAAAATGGTCGAGAAGAGGCTGCCTTTAGAGCTTGACGGCAGCGGCAATGTCGTCTATGCCGTAGAAACGTATGTGTACGACTCTTTGGGCAACCTGCTCAAGAAAAGCGTCACCGATTCCAAAGATAAATCTTTCATCCGTGAGACGACTTACACTTACTATGATAATAACCTGCAAAATACGACATCAGATAACGGCGGCGGATACAGCAAGAAATATTACGATCGAAACGGGAACGTCATCAAGCTGGAGAAGCAGCGGGACGCCGGAGTTATGGATATCGAGAAATACGTGTACGACAGCCAGAACCGGATGATCCAGCGAATCCGGCTTGCCGACGAAGGTAGCTTCGCGCCTGAAGCCGGCTTCGCTTCTATCGCGGATCTGAGGGATAACGAATATCCAGGCAAAATCCGTCTCATCACCGGATACGCCTATGATGCGGCGGGCAATAAAATCCGGGAAATCGATCCGAGAGCGTACGCTTATCCGGCAACAGACACGGCCAATCGGGATGCCTTCACGTTTACTTTCACGTACGATGCTTTAAACCGGTTGGAGAAATCCGTCCGTCAGTGGAATGGGACTGAAGTGTACAAGCAATACAGCTATGACGAAGTCGGTAATAAAATCGCAGAACGCAGCGAACGCGGATTCGAGACTCGCTACACGTATGATTACGCAAACCGGGTGCTCACGGTTACGGACCCGGAACAGCAAACGTTGATCTACCAATATGACCTGGCAGGTAATAAAATATCGGAAACGAACGCCAAGGGATACGCCACGACGTTCCAATACGATAAGCTGAACCGGCTGTCTTCGGTCACGGACCCGAATCAAGTCGTCATTCAACATCTCATCTACGATCCGAACGGCAATGTGGCCAAGAAAATCGATGCCAAGGGCTATAAGTCCGCCGATACGGATGAAGGCAGATACGGGATTTTGTACGAATATGATTTGGGCAACCGGGCCATCAAAGTCACCGATCCGGAACATGCCGTCACCAAGACAAAGTATAACGCTGCAGGACAAAAGGTGCAGGAAACGAACGGATTGGAGCAAACGTTCACCTACGCCTACGACGCGGCGGGCCGCTTAATCCGGGTTACCGACCCGCTAGGAGTGGCCGTCACGTATGAATATGACAATGCGGGGAATAAGCTGTACATGACCGACGGACGGGGCAAAATCACCCGTTACAGCTACGGCGCCTTCGGATGGCTGCTGGAAACGGCCAACGCAGAAGGGCTGTCGATCCGCTACCATTACGATCTGGCCGGAAACGCAGCGGCAATGACGGACCGCATCGGCAATCACACCGTGTACGCGTACGACAACCGGAACCTGCTGCTGAGCAAAAACGTCAAGGAAACCGGGGATTCCGTAAGTTATACGTATGACGAAGCCGGCAACCGTCTTACCATGACCGACGCCAGCGGAACGAGCAGCTACACCTACGACAAGAAAAATCAGCTGCTGAGCATCGCCAAGGACGGCGCCGCGCAGATCTATTATACGTATGATGTCTTGGGCAACATCGAATCGGTAACGGACAAAACCGGCGTCACGACAGCCTACAGCTACGACAAGTTAAGCCGGGTGGAAACGGTGTTGTTTCAGGGAAAGAAGACGGTATATTCCTATGATGAAAACGGCAACCGCACGTCGATCGCTTACGACGGCGGCGTCACCGAAGAATACAGCTTCGACAAGAACAACAAGCTGTTAACTTTAACGAACAAAAAACCGGACGGCAGCACGATTTCGTCCTACAGTTATACGTATGATGCCGCAGGCCGGCAAACGTCCAAAACCGACAGCTACGGCACAACGAACTACACGTACGACGCGTCAGGCCGCATCGAGAAAGTCGAGGCTCCCGGCAAAACGACGCTGTACACGTACGATCGGTCCGGCAACCGGCAAACGCTGAACGAAACATACACCTCGGTGCAGCCGAGCGGTTTTATGGACCCGAACACCAAAGCGGAAGTACAATACAAGCTCAAGAAAAGCGAATATGTGTACTCGAGCACAAACGAGCTGCTGAAGCTGGTTGAAAAGATGTACGATGAGGCGGGACAACAGCTTCTCGAGAAAACGACCAACTATCTGTATGACGCAAACGGGAACGAAATCCGTCAAATGGTCGCCTATCTCCATCCTCACACCCGCAGCATGAGACAAGTCATGGGGGGCAACCTGTACGGCGACGAGATTACGGATGAATTAAACACCCTGATTGAAAAGGTCAGCAGCACCTACGACGGCTTTAACCAGTTGAAGCAGATGGAGAAGATCAAGGGCGGAGACCGGGTAACGGTAGACTATACGTACAACGGCGACGGATTGCGAACGAAAAAGGTCGTGCGCAGCTCGAAAGACGCCTATGCGGAGAAGGTCACGAATTATCTTTACGATCGCCAAAACGTCATTCTAGAAACCGATGCGGCGGATCAGGTGATCGTACGTTACGTACGCGGTATCAACTATATCGCCCGGATAGATAGTACGGAAAAACTATCCTATTACCTGTATAATGGACATGGGGACGTCGTGCAGACCGTAAGCGCGGCGGGAGAAGTGGAGAACCAGTACGATTACGACATCTTTGGCAACCCGACCTTAACGGTGGAGGAATACGGCAACGCCATCCGGTATGCCGGGGAGTTCTTCGACGATGAGACAGGGCTGTATTACCTAAGGGCGCGTTACTACAATCCGTATACGGGACGATTCACCACCGAGGATACGTATGCGGGGCAAGCCGAAGATCCGTTATCGTTGAACCGCTACACGTATGTGCTGAATAATCCGCTGATGTACAAGGATCCGACGGGGCACTGGGAAGAAGGCGACGAAAATTTAAGCCCGCAAGCGCAAGATAAGATTATGGAACTGACTGAAGCTTATTACAATGCAACCACGGATGAAGAGCGAGAGGCTATTCACGAGCGAGCGGAGAGTATCCGCAACGGCTCGGGTGGAATCGTAGAACCCCCAACGGATTCTGAAGCTGGCAAATCCAGCAACGGCGGGGAGCATACGTCGAATTCCGGCGACAGCAGCAAATCCGATTCGACGAAAAGCTCCGAGTCGGATGATTCGGGCTCAAGCAGCGACGAGCAAAAAACTCTGACGAAAGATCCGAAAGAGGCGGAAGCTCAGGCTAAAGAGGACAAGAAGGATAAAGCTGCTAGCAAGCCAGTCTCGGATGGGCAACCTATGTTAGCCTATCAAGTGAATAATTATGTACAACTTGATCAGTCTAATTTAAGCAAGAATCCGAATGAATTGAAGGAAAACAGTTTTTGGTCATCATTAGGTAATATGATACTTGATGCGGCTAAAAAAGGTATCACTCTTATTACACCAATAACTGTTTCCGGACCCAGTATCCCCAGTATTCAAGTAACACCTATTACTAGAGAAGAAGAAAAGCCATTAATACAGACACCGACCCCTGAGAATGAGAAGGTAACAACAATAAAGGATCCGGTTATTGTTCAAGAAACCACTACAATTAAAGACCCTATTGTTCAACCAGAATCGTCGCATGTTGTATATGATCAGGCGGAACAAACCGAGGAGACGGATGATGCTCCGAAATTACCAAACCAAGGTACAGTGACTGGGAATGTCGAAGGAGCACCAAAAGTTGATGCTGGCAAACAAGGAAAGCATGTTCCCGGACATAATAATTTTGACCCCAATAAGTCCTCATGGGGTGAGGGACAGGATGGGGTCGACTTAACTCAAGAAGCTTGGATGAAAGGTACACCAACAAGCAATTCTGATAAAGTAAGAGTTTGGGATGCAGGAGAACCAGTTGGACCTAACGGGGAAACGGGTGTTCGAGTTCATATGGATAGTAAAGGTAATATACACGGTTATCCAGTAGACCCGAATCAGTACCTTCCATAA
- a CDS encoding HEAT repeat domain-containing protein produces MDISYSLESELKQFWSWLGTSSKEYELLGTKTNKEEFMYPRWNELIRLTCIAIANLEIGETSQTNLILEVMALDNEEEAILTECENRLSKSSLNIIIEKGHLFPLSNTRWQIAELIGRKQDKAWEKYLIILTNDCNKYVQRRALLSLAKINPQLANEISFQKLEDDDEMLRLISIRILNQTSSGLLKDAIKKLDGDTSSLILEELSKIIHDQ; encoded by the coding sequence ATGGATATATCGTATTCATTAGAAAGTGAATTAAAGCAATTTTGGAGTTGGCTTGGAACAAGCAGTAAAGAATATGAATTATTAGGTACAAAAACTAACAAAGAAGAGTTCATGTATCCCCGTTGGAATGAACTAATAAGACTGACTTGTATTGCAATAGCCAATTTAGAAATTGGTGAGACATCTCAAACAAATTTGATACTAGAGGTAATGGCTTTAGATAATGAAGAAGAGGCCATACTTACTGAATGTGAAAACCGATTAAGTAAATCTAGCTTGAATATTATTATAGAGAAAGGTCATTTATTCCCTTTATCTAATACTAGATGGCAAATTGCTGAGTTAATAGGTCGAAAACAGGATAAAGCATGGGAAAAGTACTTGATAATTTTAACTAACGATTGTAATAAGTACGTTCAAAGAAGAGCCCTATTATCCTTAGCAAAAATCAATCCACAATTAGCAAACGAAATATCTTTTCAAAAGTTAGAAGATGATGACGAAATGTTAAGACTAATTTCAATCAGAATATTAAACCAAACATCATCTGGCTTGTTGAAAGATGCAATCAAAAAGCTAGATGGTGACACAAGTTCGTTAATTTTAGAGGAACTAAGCAAAATAATTCATGACCAGTGA